A single genomic interval of Pyrus communis chromosome 7, drPyrComm1.1, whole genome shotgun sequence harbors:
- the LOC137740765 gene encoding uncharacterized protein → MYSHIGLSGYLNIFYVLFSDNFLKSFRKLRSIQLKKSVLNLLLNLSCGWRPKKEYIPTSSGPSSILRQYKVGGLYIVCTIDIAKELKYIQVLKIWNILPLEGIPKLINRLDGIFKRYTDDFINCCNEKCLEGDLEVPKCWPTSLDVPRFKDLSATETDSDFVGVASDGRSYVENSQVSESLLLMKFYALSSGVVNHLLTDLEGKELDLPFEVTDQEMEIILYHKSTFIVGRSGTGKTTVLTMKLFQNEQCYHLAEQGCVSSPNSMVEPSCSAIRGRTLHQLFVTVSPKLCFAIKQHVQHLKRFACGGSDSAKKNLIDMTDFDEEEFQFKDIKDSFEDIPPDSYPLVITFHKFLMMLDGTLTNSYFERFPEATTLPHGQLRSSRSVALQTIWTKEVDYERFSSSYWPHFNKQLTKKLDASRVFTEIISHIKGGLGAIEAGDGRLSREDYVQLSEGRVSDLSKQKREVIYKICQAYEKMKSEKGEFDLADFVIDLHRRIRHEKFVGNHMDFVYIDEVQDLTMSQIALFKHMCNNVEEGYVFSGDTAQTIARGIDFRFEDMRHLFHEKFLLESRGNKHQERKEKGQISEIFHLTQNFRTHAGVLKLSQSIVELLYHFFPQSIDVLKPETSLIYGEAPVLLESRDENAIIKIFGNSGTDNSNIVGFGAEQVILVRDVGAQKEIFKIVGKHALVLTIVECKGLEFQDVLLYNFFGSSPLKQQWRVIYDYMKKKDLLDSTLPRPPSFREGHNILCSELKQLYVAVTRTRQRLWFCENGEEFSKPMFDYWKKKCLVQVRQLDDSLAQAMQVASSPEEWKSRGIKLYHERNYEMATMCFERAGDTYWERRSKAAGLKANADRMRASNPAEVKTILKEAAEIFDAIGKADSAATCFSDLGEYERAARIYLDKCGDLERAGGCFSRAGCYQDAAEVYAKGKFFSKCLTACAKGKLIETGLEYIKYWKQHPIKDTAAARRGEGIDEIEQAFLESCALHYYELKDNRSMMNFVRAFHSIISKRNFLKEHGILDELLLLEEGFENYLEAAEVAKLKGDIILEVDFLERAGKFREASLHILIYVLANSLWSYGSKGWPVEQFSQKEELLSKAKSCAKNETESFYEFVCTEVDFLLNEQNDLVVMKNHMNACQRHKSVGGEILAAKKILDAHLSSSADRYVWEEMLVDDLIKCSANGISENQVSMDSLIYFWNFWKDKIAHIFEYLRCLETQEVSEYKSYGEFCLNYLGVWTMYLNQSPVYGLLIPDADWVRGLNKRYFGNQGKMISVDAHQLASAARNYWGSKLLSVGMKVLDKLKVLYKLPVNNAESVFCQSRCATYIYEVSVYLLQSKCLNLNDAERLHKFITFAIEIIVPLVFPLDWRNSLRENMISLRRTDTSKNMLKQVIQEFTRSKNELSFGKIGKLVMVILGTGKLTNELYVKLVRKLGCNLPWQAFIKNLYGNIERGNTGQELKEVHVMLRFHEALAETYYVNWRAVKDYVTPGCFLYLVERLLLWATCFRGYAITTSSCFTEWLIYQGEDTSLSLRGADVRPSLDGICCFVIDVARECIFNKGDMVEWITKSVKDWKNCYSLLMLRLVVVLCLVYVNLGSGLNLFRELVGREDIAELLPPEFYDTLKSKSRRKSVWLDVNVLAAALKKVGNTLVIASFGTNSGLLCSDAVFVDMMANQSRDDIIRNLFPKPPVLKASEAGSSSRVLCANQF, encoded by the exons ATGTATTCTCATATTGGACTTTCTGGTTACTTAAATATTTTCTAT GTACTTTTCAGTGATAATTTTCTGAAGTCATTCAGAAAGCTTAGGTCGATTCAGTTGAAGAAGTCCGTGCTAAATCTTCTACTGAACCTTTCCTGTGGATGGAGACCTAAAAAGGAATATATTCCGACTAGTTCTGGCCCATCATCAATCTTGAGGCAATATAAAGTTGGAGGTCTATATATTGTTTGCACAATTGACATTGCAAAGGAGTTGAAATACATTCAAGTGTTGAAGATTTGGAACATATTGCCTCTAGAGGGCATCCCAAAATTGATAAATCGTTTGGATGGTATTTTCAAGAGATATACAGATGATTTTATCAATTGCTGCAATGAGAAATGTCTTGAGGG TGATTTGGAAGTTCCGAAGTGCTGGCCGACGTCTTTGGATGTGCCTCGGTTTAAAGATCTTAGTGCCACTGAAACCGATAGTGATTTTGTTGGTGTTGCTTCTGATGGTAGAAGTTATGTTGAGAATTCACAGGTCAGTGAGAGTTTGTTGCTCATGAAGTTTTACGCCTTGTCATCTGGTGTAGTGAATCACTTGCTGACTGACCTTGAGGGTAAAGAGTTGGATCTTCCATTTGAAGTAACTGACCAGGAAATGGAGATTATTCTTTATCATAAAAGTACCTTTATAGTTGGACGGTCTGGAACGGGGAAGACAACAGTTTTAACCATGAAATTATTTCAAAACGAACAATGTTACCATTTGGCAGAGCAAGGATGCGTTAGTAGTCCAAATAGCATGGTTGAGCCGAGTTGTTCGGCTATTCGGGGGAGAACTCTACACCAGCTTTTTGTTACCGTGAGTCCTAAGCTATGTTTTGCCATAAAACAACATGTTCAACACTTGAAAAG ATTTGCATGTGGTGGAAGTGATTCGGCCAAGAAAAATTTGATTGATATGACTGATTTTGATGAGGAGGAATTTCAATTCAAGGATATCAAGGATTCATTTGAGGATATTCCCCCCGATTCTTACCCTCTTGTAATAACATTTCATAAGTTCTTGATGATGCTTGATGGAACACTGACTAACTCATACTTTGAAAGATTCCCCGAAGCAACAACACTCCCTCACGGTCAATTGAGAAGCTCAAGATCAGTTGCATTGCAGACCATCTGGACAAAGGAGGTTGATTATGAGAGGTTCAGTTCATCTTACTGGCCCCATTTTAATAAGCAGTTAACAAAGAAGCTTGATGCTTCAAGAGTTTTTACCGAGATTATATCTCATATTAAAGGTGGTTTAGGAGCCATAGAAGCAGGTGATGGCAGACTCAGTAGGGAGGATTATGTTCAACTGTCAGAGGGCCGGGTTTCCGATTTAAGCAAGCAAAAGAGAGAAGTAATATACAAGATATGTCAGGCTTATGAAAAAATGAAGTCGGAAAAAGGTGAATTTGATTTGGCTGATTTTGTCATTGATCTACACCGTCGGATCAGGCATGAAAAATTTGTGGGCAATCATATGGattttgtttatattgatgaagTTCAAGATCTCACCATGAGCCAAATTGCTCTGTTTAAGCATATGTGCAACAATGTCGAAGAGGGTTATGTTTTTTCTGGTGATACGGCACAGACCATTGCTAGGGGAATTGATTTTAGGTTCGAAGATATGCGACATCTGTTCCACGAGAAGTTTTTATTGGAATCAAGAGGTAATAAGCatcaggaaagaaaagaaaagggacaAATCTCAGAAATATttcacttgactcaaaacttcCGTACGCATGCTGGCGTTCTGAAATTATCACAGAGCATTGTTGAACTGCTATATCATTTTTTCCCTCAGTCTATTGATGTTTTGAAGCCTGAAACCAGTCTAATATATGGGGAAGCTCCAGTACTGCTTGAATCCAGAGATGAAaatgcaatcataaaaatttttggaaatagtggAACTGATAATTCTAACATAGTTGGCTTTGGAGCAGAGCAAGTTATTTTGGTCCGTGATGTTGGTGCTCAAAAAGAAATTTTCAAAATCGTTGGGAAGCATGCTCTTGTCCTGACCATAGTGGAATGCAAGGGGCTTGAATTCCAG GATGTACTCTTGTACAACTTTTTTGGATCATCGCCACTAAAACAGCAATGGAGGGTGATATATGATTACATGAAGAAGAAAGATCTACTTGACTCAACATTGCCTCGACCTCCAAGTTTCCGTGAAGGGCACAACATCTTATGCTCTGAACTGAAGCAATTATATGTTGCTGTTACTCGGACAAGACAAAGATTATGGTTTTGCGAGAATGGAGAAGAGTTCTCCAAGCCCATGTTTGACTATTGGAAGAAGAAATGTCTTGTACAGGTTAGACAACTGGACGATTCCCTTGCGCAGGCAATGCAAGTTGCTAGTAGTCCTGAGGAGTGGAAATCACGAGGCATTAAG CTCTATCATGAACGTAACTATGAAATGGCCACAATGTGCTTTGAAAGAGCTGGTGATACTTATTGGGAAAGGAGGTCCAAAGCTGCTGGCCTTAAAGCTAATGCCGATCGAATGCGGGCTTCAAATCCTGCGGAGGTCAAGACCATTCTTAAGGAAGCTGCTGAGATATTTGATGCTATAGGCAAGGCAGATTCCGCAGCTACATGTTTTTCCGATTTGGGAGAGTATGAAAGAGCAG CTAGGATTTATTTGGATAAATGTGGTGACCTGGAAAGAGCTGGGGGATGTTTTTCTCGAGCAGGATGCTATCAAGATGCTGCGGAAGTGTATGCTAAGGGAAAATTTTTCTCCAAGTGTCTCACTGCATGTGCCAAAGGAAAGCTAATTGAAACGGGTCTGGAATACATCAAATATTGGAAGCAGCATCCAATAAAGGACACTGCTGCGGCTCGAAGGGGAGAAGGAATAGATGAAATTGAGCAGGCATTTCTCGAGAGCTGCGCACTTCACTATTACGAGTTGAAAGATAACAGATCCATGATGAATTTTGTTAGAGCTTTTCATTCTATAATTTCAAAGCGAAACTTTTTGAAGGAGCACGGTATTCTTGATGAGCTTCTTTTGTTGGAAGAAGGATTTGAAAACTATCTTGAGGCTGCAGAAGTCGCAAAACTAAAAGGCGATATTATACTTGAGGTTGATTTCCTTGAAAGGGCTGGCAAGTTCAGAGAGGCATCATTGCATATTCTAATCTATGTGCTTGCCAACTCTCTTTGGTCATATGGCAGCAAGGGATGGCCCGTAGAGCAGTTTTCACAAAAGGAGGAGCTTTTATCAAAAGCCAAGTCATGTGCTAAGAACGAGACGGAAAGTTTTTATGAGTTTGTTTGCACTGAGGTTGACTTTTTGTTAAATGAGCAGAATGACTTGGTTGTGATGAAAAATCACATGAATGCTTGCCAGAGACACAAGAGTGTTGGAGGTGAAATTTTAGCAGCTAAAAAAATACTGGATGCTCATCTTTCTTCAAGTGCCGATCGGTATGTGTGGGAAGAAATGTTGGTTGATGATCTGATAAAGTGTTCAGCAAATGGAATATCTGAAAATCAAGTTTCCATGGACTCATTGATTTACTTCTGGAATTTTTGGAAGGATAAAATTGCTCACATATTTGAATATCTCAGATGCCTTGAAACCCAGGAAGTTAGTGAATACAAAAGTTATGGAGAGTTTTGCTTGAATTACTTGGGAGTTTGGACAATGTATCTTAATCAGAGTCCAGTTTATGGTTTACTGATTCCTGATGCTGATTGGGTTCGCGGATTGAACAAAAGATATTTTGGAAATCAAGGGAAAATGATCTCCGTTGATGCTCATCAGCTTGCTTCAGCCGCTAGAAATTATTGGGGTTCAAAATTGCTCTCTGTTGGcatgaaggttttggacaagCTCAAAGTGCTCTACAAGCTTCCCGTCAATAATGCTGAGTCAGTGTTCTGTCAAAGCAGGTGCGCTACCTATATCTATGAGGTCTCGGTGTATCTTTtgcaatcaaaatgtttgaactTAAATGATGCCGAGAGATTGCACAAATTTATAACATTTGCGATCGAAATTATTGTTCCTTTGGTATTTCCTTTGGATTGGAGGAATTCATTGAGAGAGAATATGATTTCTCTTCGAAGAACTGATACTTCAAAGAATATGCTGAAACAAGTAATTCAGGAGTTTACCAGATCGAAGAATGAGTTATCTTTCGGGAAAATTGGGAAACTTGTAATGGTCATTCTCGGGACTGGTAAGCTTACTAATGAGCTGTATGTGAAGCTTGTGAGAAAACTCGGCTGCAACCTGCCATGGCAGGCTTTCATCAAGAATCTCTATGGGAATATTGAACGTGGAAACACCGGTCAAGAACTGAAAGAGGTGCATGTAATGTTGAGGTTCCATGAAGCTTTAGCTGAAACTTATTATGTGAACTGGAGGGCTGTGAAGGATTACGTAACACCTGGTTGCTTTTTATACCTTGTAGAGCGCCTTCTGCTATGGGCAACTTGCTTTCGGGGTTATGCTATCACTACAAGTTCTTGTTTTACCGAGTGGCTTATATACCAAGGGGAAGATACCAGCTTAAGTTTGAGGGGGGCTGATGTTCGACCATCTTTGGATGGCATCTGTTGTTTTGTGATTGATGTGGCTCGGGAGTGCATTTTCAATAAGGGGGATATGGTTGAATGGATTACAAAGTCCGTCAAAGATTGGAAGAACTGCTATTCACTACTCATGTTGAGATTGGTCGTCGTGTTATGCTTGGTTTATGTGAATCTTGGTAGTGGTCTAAATTTGTTCCGTGAGTTGGTGGGGAGGGAAGATATTGCTGAACTGCTGCCGCCGGAGTTTTATGACACCCTCAAAAGCAAGAGCCGCCGGAAATCTGTTTGGTTAGATGTGAATGTGCTTGCGGCAGCTCTTAAGAAGGTCGGTAATACGTTAGTAATAGCGAGTTTTGGGACCAATTCGGGGTTGTTGTGTTCAGATGCTGTCTTTGTTGACATGATGGCCAACCAGTCTAGGGATGACATAATTAGAAATTTGTTTCCTAAACCACCAGTCCTAAAAGCTTCGGAAGCTGGATCTTCCAGTCGTGTGCTTTGTGCAAACCAATTCTGA
- the LOC137740766 gene encoding uncharacterized protein, with amino-acid sequence METIDRAPFAQVVAFKESKSKFDETWIYNIKVDEWRNRFSERGKEPYKTLPGDLFVLADAKPETVSDLQRVGRSWTFVSVTNITENKISENKREDEFNDEITETEIKEFEVKASKGFKVTDNKSTPASRFVVFLVNLITNGRIWKALHMFGNLKIIREVLCTDSVAQKNYPPSYEMHADIRDKLLVENSCSGLNESQTGAVLACLEMLFCDSKSTLQLIWGPPGTGKTKSTATLLLTLLRMNCRTLVCAPTNVAVTEVASHLVEMVTEAESNALFCPLGKILLFGNKEGLKVGSDIEDIFLDHRVESLFKCLGPVTGWSSCSSSMIGLLEDCVSHYHIFLENELAKEEEQNGDGEMIEKGCGSGTEVSKGKCKSFLQFFRERFVSTALPLKCFISTFCTHISQDYISAQNFQDMILLLRLVDSIEIQLLQGNVDSEALEELFSCSEVEDVPEPVDNTFYLYMKRRECLSVLLTLQDSIRKLYLPDVTDKKSVMKFCFQRASLIFCTASSSFKLHRVKMEPLTIVVIDEAAQLKECESAIPLQLPGVKHAVLVGDECQLPAMVESNVSYEAGFGRSLFERLSSMGHYKHLLNMQYRMHPSISSFPNSSFYYNQILDAPNVKRRSHEKHYLPGSIFGPYSFINVIDGREEKDEDGHSLKNMVEVAIIWKILRNLYKSMSSQGAMLMFQIQYFWLCYFLDVLLYACNIFLFLFFVITSCNG; translated from the exons ATGGAAACTATTGACAGAGCACCATTTGCTCAAGTAGTTGCTTTTAAAGAATCCAAGTCCAAGTTTGATGAAACATGGATATATAATATCAAGGTTGATGAGTGGCGAAACAGGTTCAGCGAACGTGGAAAGGAACCATACAAAACTTTGCCTGGGGATCTTTTTGTCTTAGCTGATGCGAAACCCGAAACTGTTTCTGATTTACAAAGGGTAGGGAGGTCATGGACTTTTGTATCGGTCACTAACATCACggaaaataaaatctcagaaAATAAGAGAGAAGATGAATTTAATGATGAGATAACAGAGACTGAAATAAAAGAGTTTGAGGTCAAGGCATCAAAAGGGTTTAAAGTCACCGATAACAAGAGCACTCCAGCATCACGATTTGTTGTTTTCCTTGTGAATTTGATCACAAATGGCAGAATATGGAAAGCATTGCACATGTTCGGAAATCTGAAGATAATCAGAGAGGTTCTGTGCACGGATTCTGTG GCTCAGAAAAACTATCCTCCCTCGTATGAAATGCATGCTGACATTCGGGATAAATTGTTAGTTGAGAATTCATGTTCTGGATTGAATGAGTCACAAACTGGGGCAGTTTTGGCCTGTCTTGAAATGCTGTTTTGTGATTCCAAGTCTACATTGCAACTCATTTGGGGTCCACCTGGGACTGGGAAAACTAAATCAACTGCTACTCTGCTATTGACCCTGTTAAGGATGAATTGTAGGACTCTTGTTTGTGCCCCAACAAATGTTGCAGTAACTGAAGTAGCTTCTCATCTTGTGGAGATGGTGACTGAAGCAGAGTccaatgctttgttttgtccTCTGGGAAAAATTCTTTTATTTGGGAATAAAGAGGGACTCAAAGTTGGTTCTGATATTGAAGATATATTTTTGGATCACCGTGTTGAAAGTCTTTTCAAGTGCCTGGGCCCGGTGACAGGTTGGAGTAGTTGCTCGTCTTCCATGATTGGACTTCTTGAGGATTGTGTTTCACATTACCATATTTTCTTGGAAAATGAGTTAGCCAAAGAGGAAGAACAGAATGGTGATGGTGAAATGATAGAGAAAGGATGCGGAAGTGGGACCGAAGTTAGCAAGGGGAAGTGCAAATCGTTTCTTCAATTTTTCAGAGAGAGATTTGTTTCTACTGCATTACCCTTAAAATGTTTTATTTCTACCTTCTGTACCCATATAAGCCAAGATTACATTTCGGCACAAAATTTCCAAGACATGATTTTACTTTTAAGGTTAGTTGATTCCATTGAAATACAATTGTTGCAAGGTAATGTTGATTCTGAAGCATTGGAAGAGCTTTTCTCTTGTTCAGAAGTTGAAGATGTGCCCGAGCCAGTAGACAACACATTTTATCTGTACATGAAGAGAAGAGAGTGCCTTTCAGTATTACTTACTCTTCAGGATTCAATTAGAAAACTTTACCTTCCAGATGTTACGGACAAAAAATCTGTAatgaagttttgttttcaaagagcttCCTTAATATTTTGCACTGCATCCAGTTCGTTTAAGCTGCATAGAGTGAAAATGGAGCCGCTGACTATTGTTGTTATCGATGAGGCTGCACAATTGAAAGAGTGTGAGTCAGCGATACCCCTGCAACTTCCAGGTGTGAAGCATGCCGTTcttgttggtgatgaatgtcaGTTACCAGCTATGGTGGAAAGCAAT GTGTCCTATGAAGCTGGTTTTGGAAGAAGCTTGTTTGAGAGGTTGAGCTCGATGGGTCACTATAAACACCTTCTAAACATGCAATACAGGATGCATCCGTCAATAAGTTCCTTCCCAAATTCAAGTTTCTACTATAACCAGATCCTGGACGCTCCGAATGTTAAAAGAAGAAGCCATGAGAAACACTATCTTCCAGGGTCAATCTTCGGTCCTTATTCTTTTATTAATGTAATTGATGGAAGAGAGGAGAAGGACGAGGATGGACATAGTCTAAAGAATATGGTAGAGGTTGCAATTATCTGGAAAATACTGCGGAATTTGTACAAAAGTATGTCTAGCCAGGGTGCCATGCTCATGTTCCAAATTCAATATTTTTGGTTATGTTATTTTCTAGATGTTCTATTATATGcttgtaatatttttttgttcttattttttgttattactTCATGTAATGGCTAA